The DNA sequence ACGACGAATCCGTCCCAGTCCGTGCCGATTTCCTAGCCACAATAGGCAAACCCGATTTTCCTCCTGGAGCCAAACTGCCGTGCTATGCTGCGCTTGCAAATGGTCTCGCTTTTTCGTGTTGCTTCTGCTGGCAATCGCGATTCTGTCGTCGGTCTCGTGTAGCTCTGGCGGCGGAGGCTATCCAGAGATTAAGGTGACAACGGCCGAAGGCAGGCCGGGCGTTTGCCACAATTGTCAGCAGGCGATCCCCGTCGTTCACAGCGACAACCTCTTGAAGATTCAGGCGGCGCAGTACATCACCTGCGGCGAAAAATGTTCCGAAGCGTTGCGCCAGTGGCACCGCGAGCAATTCGGTAAATAATGTTCCCAATCCCTGCTTACAGTCAGAAAGCTATCATGCGGAGAGCGGCCTTTACCCTCGTCGAGCTATTGGTGGTCATCGCGATCATTGGCATTCTCATCGCGCTGCTGTTGCCGGCGGTGCAAGCGGCCCGCGAAGCGGCTCGGCGCGCGCAATGCACGAACAATCAAAAGCAAATCGGCCTGGCCTTGCAAAGTTATCACGGGGCCAAGAAGGTGTTTCCGCCGATCTTGACCACCGGGTACGACGGTCCATCCTACTCCACGCAGCACAACTGGCTAACGTTCATTCTGCCGTTCATCGAGGAGGACGCCGTGTGGAAATTGGTCAAGTTCCCAACGCGTCCGAAAGAAGAATACACTTCGAAAAATGTCGATAACTCGGCGCTCGGCAATGCGGTGGACAACAACAACTTGCCAGCCGCCCGATCTTGGGTGGCCGGATTCATCTGCCCCAGCGATCCGGTCGGCACGGCTCACCAACCCGAGGCCGACGGCGGCCGGGCGCCGACCAACTATGTCGGCAATCAGGGCACCGATGCGCATTTTGCGACCGCCAACGGCATTTTCTCTCGTAATTTCTCGATTCGCTCGAAAGACATCACCGATGGACTCTCCAAAACCTTGATTGCCAGCGAATGCCTGCGGGGCGACTTCGATCTGGGGACCGCCCGCGACAACTATGTCGCCATCCGCAACAAGACGAATGCGGCCGACATTGCCACTTGCCAAGTCGATCCGCCAAACTTTTCCGATCGAGGCGGCACTTGGATAGGCGGCCAGGCGCTCAACAGCACGTTCAACGCCAGCCGCCCGCCGAACGATCCGCGCGTCGATTGCTGGGGGCCAAATTTCGGCGTGACGAATTACGCCGCCCGCAGCGCGCATCCAGGGGGCGTCAATGCGGTGCGCTGCGATGGTTCGGTGCAGTTCAATTCCGAAACTGGCAATCCCGCGAGTTGGGCTGCGTTGGGAACCCGCGCCGGTGCGGAAGCCATCGCCGAGTAGAAAAACCGATTCTGGGAGCGCCAAGAGCGTTCACTTGCGCTACCCCGACGATTCCCTCGCGGCATCGCCGGCCTGCTTTCGGTTCCATGTCTCGCCGCGCTTGTAACGGCTCGCCCGTTCGACCACGACGGGATCCCCGCTCAGCTCGATCACCCGATCGAGCGCTGCGTCAAATTCTTTCTTGTTCGGCTCGCGCAGCTCTCGGTGATGAGCTAGCTCGACGATCGTTTCACAAGCGACCTGTCTGAACATCGGTTGTTCTAGATACGGCGTCACAAACCGCAGCGCATCCAGCGAGTACGTCGTTCGGCAACGATGAACCACCAGCGCGCGCTCCGCGTCGGTCTTGGCGATCGACAGCGCTTGTTTCATTCGTTCCAGCCGCTGGGCATCGGTTCGCTGATCGCGAATGGCGCCGACTCGAACGAGCGCTTGAAAAGCCAGGGCGCGACGGCGCGCGTCGTTCGCGTTTTGAGCCAGTTCCATCAGCTCCTCGGCCACCGAATCGTCGGGCCAATTGCAAATCGCCTGCAGTGCGGCTTCGCGCGTCGCTTCGTCGGCGCTGGCTAGGCCCGACTTCACGACCGCGTAAACCTTCACGCCCCCCACGCGCCCCAGCACTGCGAGCAATTCGTTGCGGCTCGCCTCGTCGAACTTCGCCCAAGGGGTAAGAATCGCGCCGGCTCGTTCGTCCAAATCCTTGATGCGCCCGCAGACGGCGGCCACGCTTCGCTCGGCGGCCCGCCGTTCGGTTCCCTTTTCCGTCATCAACACGGCCTGCAGCATTCCAAAAATTTGCTCCGCGGAGGCCATTTCGCCCAGCGCCGACATCGCTGCCTTTCGCACTTCCGGATCGCTATCTAGCGCCGCCGGCAGTATGTCGTCAACGATTGCCAGTGCGCGGCGGTCGGCGAGAATTTCGATCAGGCATCGCTTGACCGGCGGCGAAACTTGCTTGATCTCCTTGGCGATGGCCTCCGGCACCGTTTCACCGCGTAGCTGCAGCAGCGCGGTTCGCGCCGATTCTCGTTCGGTTGGCGCTGCCGCGGAAAGCCGCGAAAGCAGCAGCGACAATTCCGCCGCCCCTCCCAACTTTCCAATCGCGGCAATCGCCGCCGCCCGCACTAGCTCCGCGTGGCCATCACCGCTCAGCTTCACAACATCCGCCAGTGCGGCCGAATCTCCTCGATCGGCCAGGGCGCGAAGCAAAGCCACCTGCCCTTCCTGCTTCAGCTTGGGCAACTGGGCGGCCACCTGCCGGGTCGCATCGGCCCCAGGGATCGCCGTGCGAACTTGTTCCAACGCCAGTGCGCGCAGATCCTCGTCTTTTTCCAGCAGCAACTCGACGACCAACTTCGTCGCTTCCTCGTTGGAAACGTCGACCGAGTGCGCGGCCATGTTCCCCAGCGGCACGAGCAAGCAACTGCTCAGTGCAATGATCCAGCGGCGAAGCAACGTCACGAGCCTCTTCCTTTCCCCGTGCAAGCCAGCATCCCCTTAGTCGCGGCCAGCCGGACATTCTTGGCCTGATCGCCGCTGGCGTACGGCCGATAAATCGCCATCGCTTCCAGTTTGTCTCCTTGGGCCAACAGCGCTTCGGCGCAACTGAAACTGGCATCGGCAATCGCCGCTTTGACTTCCGCCGATTTCGGCTGGGCGCTCGACAGGGCTTTGGCGGCCTGCGCCGTCCGAATCGCGCCCAAGGCCAACGCGGCCCCACGCGCAATCTCGCCATCGGAATCCGCCAACAGTTCAGCCAGCAGCGGCACACTCTCGCCATCCTGCCGCGCTCCGAGCGAACTCATCGCGCCGATCTTCAGTGCTCCGCTCAGCTTGGGCAAGGCGGTGCGTAAGGCTGCGCCCGCTTCCGGCGCGGTAATTCGCTCCAGCGCATAACGCGCCATGTGCGACAGGTCTTGGTTCGACAACAATTCCGCCAAAATCGGCACCGATGCGGCCGTGCCAACGATCATCAGTTGGCGACAAACAAAGTCTTTGGCGTCCCGTGAAACTTCCGTGGTGAGCACGTCGGCCAGTCGAGTTTCCAGGCTCGCGCGGGCGGCGTCATCTTTGGCCGCGGCAAGGGCCGCCTCTTCAATGGGCGCAATCGCTTTGCGATCGGTTCCCCAGTCGTACGATTTCAGCGATTCGAAGGCTTGATCTAACATGCGAGAGATCCTTGAGATCGATGGATTGGATTGGCAATCGCGATGGGCCTCATCCGTGGTTGTTCGCTCCTCAACGACTCCATCCACCGCGGTAGTCTGGTTGCTCCTAGACTTGCCACGGCTGACGGCGGGCGCGATCGAGAAAGCGGTTCGCTTCCGCATCGCCGGGAAACTCGTTGGCGGCCGCATCCCATTTCAGCGACCGCTGTAGCTTGTAAGCGATGATCCCCAAATGCGCCAGCGCCACGGTATTCACCGCCAGTTCGATGTCGCGGAACGGTTTTTCGCGAGTTTTCACGCACTCGATAAAGTCGCCGTGGATGCCGCCGGTCCCCTTGTACGCCGGCACTGGCTTGGGCGCGCGCCTTTCGCCCGGCGTTCCCTCCACGGCCAGGTTTTCGGTGTTTGGCTGATTGTGGTGGATCTGAATCCCGTTGGGATAACGGAATGAAAGATAATTCTCCGGGTGATAGATGACCTCTTCCGGCTGCATCTCGCGGACATCGACGGCAAATGTCGCGCCGCCAAAATGATGCGCGCCCCAGTCCGTCATGCCGCCCCCTGAATAGTCAATGTACGACCGCCAGCTTCCACCAGACGTCGAATAATGGCCGCTGCAACGCTGGCTGTTGTACGGCGCCCAAGGTGCCGGCCCCAACCACATCTCCCAATCGATGTCGTCTGGCTGCGGCTCCGCGGGCAAGTTGCACTCCTGCGAGATCGGCCCCACGTTCACGTTGATCGACTTGATCGGCCCCCGTTCGCCGCTCCAACACGGGTCCACCACTTGGCGATAGTCCTCCAACACACGCTGGCTGCCCCCTGAAACCACGCGCGAATACCGCCGCGCGGCCGCCACCATCAGCGGGCCTTCGTGCAACGTGCGCGTCTCTGGCTTTTGGCAATAGACGTCTTTTCCGTTGCGGCAGGCTTCGATCGCCATGATCGCATGCCAGTGATCGGGTGTTGCAATGTGAACCGCGTCGATATCCGAGCGCGCCAGCAGTTCGCGGAAATCGTTGTAGGCTGCGCAGTCGCCGTTCTTGTAATGCTCATCGACTCGCGCCTTCGACCGGTCGCGAACGCTCTTCCGCACGTCCGACACGGCGACGTATTGCACATCGGGCCGATTGAGAAAATCGCCTTGGTCCCCCGATCCTTGGCTGCCGATGCCGATGCCGCCCAGCACGATGCGGTCGCTGGCCGGCGGAACGCCTTCTTTGCCCAGCGCGGCGGAAGTGATCACGTAAGGCACTGCAAGGGCCGCGCCGGCCGTCTGCAAAAATTCACGGCGCGTGGGAGTCTTTCGGTGGGTCATCTGGGAAAGCCTCAGGGTTCGATGGACGAAAAACGTGGCCCGAACGGTC is a window from the Pirellulales bacterium genome containing:
- a CDS encoding HEAT repeat domain-containing protein, which gives rise to MTLLRRWIIALSSCLLVPLGNMAAHSVDVSNEEATKLVVELLLEKDEDLRALALEQVRTAIPGADATRQVAAQLPKLKQEGQVALLRALADRGDSAALADVVKLSGDGHAELVRAAAIAAIGKLGGAAELSLLLSRLSAAAPTERESARTALLQLRGETVPEAIAKEIKQVSPPVKRCLIEILADRRALAIVDDILPAALDSDPEVRKAAMSALGEMASAEQIFGMLQAVLMTEKGTERRAAERSVAAVCGRIKDLDERAGAILTPWAKFDEASRNELLAVLGRVGGVKVYAVVKSGLASADEATREAALQAICNWPDDSVAEELMELAQNANDARRRALAFQALVRVGAIRDQRTDAQRLERMKQALSIAKTDAERALVVHRCRTTYSLDALRFVTPYLEQPMFRQVACETIVELAHHRELREPNKKEFDAALDRVIELSGDPVVVERASRYKRGETWNRKQAGDAARESSG
- a CDS encoding HEAT repeat domain-containing protein translates to MLDQAFESLKSYDWGTDRKAIAPIEEAALAAAKDDAARASLETRLADVLTTEVSRDAKDFVCRQLMIVGTAASVPILAELLSNQDLSHMARYALERITAPEAGAALRTALPKLSGALKIGAMSSLGARQDGESVPLLAELLADSDGEIARGAALALGAIRTAQAAKALSSAQPKSAEVKAAIADASFSCAEALLAQGDKLEAMAIYRPYASGDQAKNVRLAATKGMLACTGKGRGS
- a CDS encoding Gfo/Idh/MocA family oxidoreductase produces the protein MTHRKTPTRREFLQTAGAALAVPYVITSAALGKEGVPPASDRIVLGGIGIGSQGSGDQGDFLNRPDVQYVAVSDVRKSVRDRSKARVDEHYKNGDCAAYNDFRELLARSDIDAVHIATPDHWHAIMAIEACRNGKDVYCQKPETRTLHEGPLMVAAARRYSRVVSGGSQRVLEDYRQVVDPCWSGERGPIKSINVNVGPISQECNLPAEPQPDDIDWEMWLGPAPWAPYNSQRCSGHYSTSGGSWRSYIDYSGGGMTDWGAHHFGGATFAVDVREMQPEEVIYHPENYLSFRYPNGIQIHHNQPNTENLAVEGTPGERRAPKPVPAYKGTGGIHGDFIECVKTREKPFRDIELAVNTVALAHLGIIAYKLQRSLKWDAAANEFPGDAEANRFLDRARRQPWQV
- a CDS encoding DUF1559 domain-containing protein, with translation MRRAAFTLVELLVVIAIIGILIALLLPAVQAAREAARRAQCTNNQKQIGLALQSYHGAKKVFPPILTTGYDGPSYSTQHNWLTFILPFIEEDAVWKLVKFPTRPKEEYTSKNVDNSALGNAVDNNNLPAARSWVAGFICPSDPVGTAHQPEADGGRAPTNYVGNQGTDAHFATANGIFSRNFSIRSKDITDGLSKTLIASECLRGDFDLGTARDNYVAIRNKTNAADIATCQVDPPNFSDRGGTWIGGQALNSTFNASRPPNDPRVDCWGPNFGVTNYAARSAHPGGVNAVRCDGSVQFNSETGNPASWAALGTRAGAEAIAE